Proteins encoded together in one Vigna angularis cultivar LongXiaoDou No.4 chromosome 5, ASM1680809v1, whole genome shotgun sequence window:
- the LOC108339958 gene encoding uncharacterized protein LOC108339958: MGVVIIDGTTVRDFVNDADAFAKSVDEQFVALDLNNDGVLSRSELRTAFESMRLIETHFGIDVTTTPEQLATLYDSIFDKFDGDRSGTVDRDEFREEMKRIMLAIADGLGSFPIQMVLEDDPNSLLQKAADLEASKT; encoded by the coding sequence ATGGGAGTGGTAATAATCGACGGCACCACCGTGCGTGACTTTGTCAACGACGCCGACGCGTTTGCGAAGAGCGTGGACGAGCAGTTCGTGGCGCTGGATCTCAACAACGACGGCGTCCTGTCGCGGTCGGAGCTCCGCACGGCGTTCGAGTCCATGCGCCTCATCGAGACGCACTTCGGCATCGACGTGACCACTACGCCGGAGCAGCTCGCCACGCTCTACGACTCCATCTTCGACAAATTCGACGGCGACCGGAGCGGTACCGTGGACCGCGACGAGTTCCGAGAGGAGATGAAGAGGATCATGCTCGCCATCGCCGACGGCCTCGGCTCCTTCCCTATCCAGATGGTCCTCGAAGACGACCCCAACAGTCTCCTCCAGAAAGCTGCGGATCTCGAAGCTTCCAAGACCTGA